The proteins below come from a single Candidatus Hydrogenedentota bacterium genomic window:
- a CDS encoding OmpA family protein has product MEMKKAHEEHENDERWLITYADLITLLMVFFVVMYSMSRTDAEKFKALASGLSHVFGKPALSSVGTGGQPISGNSILPNKADGDARHGTRNKGSEGDVRTRRIKALKNDLDALMAKRGLSESVTTKVDPKGPKLVMELSDSLLFDPGSAELTPAAVELLKPVAEVLGARDYNIHVEGHTDNVPISGTYKNNFELSTARAVNVIMALTDAAGLPPDMFSASGYGEYRPVATNDTPEGRSKNRRVDFVIYDENALDAMLGSTISDEPEQDVAALDADPASDSVTGQTDVPATGGETGAAHSNTAAAGPHAEPSTGPAEPAASDHADTAHSRDGATHADAPTAAEGLPSAEPTHAPVLDAPASTHAGQVPEASHSLGSVLALPPVKSTAIH; this is encoded by the coding sequence ATGGAAATGAAGAAGGCGCATGAAGAGCACGAGAACGACGAACGCTGGCTCATCACCTACGCCGACCTGATTACGCTCCTCATGGTGTTTTTCGTCGTCATGTACTCGATGTCCCGCACTGACGCTGAGAAGTTTAAGGCCCTGGCGTCCGGCTTGTCTCACGTATTCGGAAAGCCGGCGCTGAGTTCCGTCGGAACCGGCGGCCAACCAATCTCGGGCAATTCGATCCTGCCGAACAAGGCCGACGGCGACGCCCGCCACGGCACGCGCAACAAAGGTTCGGAAGGCGACGTGCGCACGCGCCGCATCAAAGCGCTCAAGAACGATCTCGATGCGCTTATGGCGAAGCGCGGTCTCTCCGAATCCGTCACCACGAAAGTCGACCCCAAGGGCCCCAAGCTCGTCATGGAGTTGTCCGACTCGCTGCTCTTCGATCCCGGTAGCGCCGAGCTCACGCCCGCGGCCGTCGAACTCCTCAAGCCCGTCGCGGAAGTCCTCGGCGCGCGCGACTACAACATCCACGTCGAAGGCCACACCGACAACGTCCCCATCAGCGGTACGTACAAGAACAACTTCGAGCTTTCCACCGCCCGCGCCGTAAACGTCATCATGGCGCTGACCGACGCGGCCGGACTGCCGCCCGATATGTTCTCCGCCAGTGGCTACGGCGAGTATCGCCCCGTCGCAACGAACGACACCCCCGAGGGCCGATCGAAAAACCGGCGCGTCGATTTCGTGATCTACGACGAGAACGCGCTCGACGCCATGCTCGGCAGCACAATCTCCGACGAACCCGAGCAAGACGTTGCCGCGCTCGACGCGGACCCCGCGTCAGACAGTGTCACCGGACAAACGGACGTTCCCGCCACCGGCGGGGAAACCGGCGCCGCCCACTCCAATACGGCAGCAGCCGGGCCGCACGCCGAACCATCCACCGGTCCCGCAGAACCAGCCGCTTCCGATCACGCCGACACCGCGCATTCGCGGGATGGCGCCACGCACGCGGACGCCCCCACCGCGGCCGAGGGATTGCCAAGCGCCGAACCAACCCATGCACCTGTGCTCGACGCACCCGCATCCACCCACGCGGGCCAGGTCCCCGAGGCCTCGCACAGTCTCGGAAGCGTTCTCGCGTTACCGCCCGTGAAGTCCACCGCAATACATTGA
- a CDS encoding flagellar motor protein, whose product MEPLTIIGLVLGISAILVGAVLEGTHLSALFAPSALMIIAGGTLGATSTGYTLHQMIDVVKKLGLLIRKPGIEPRAITDMFVQLATIARKEGILALENQKLKVDHPFLRRGLRLVIDGTNPELVKQIMMTEIYVEEEGIKTSADVFKTAGGFAPTMGIIGTVMGLIHVLGNLSNPDSLGPSIAMAFIATFYGVSFANLIFLPIAKKFGTIAKEEAMSRTMIVEGVLSLYGGDSPHIVKQKLMSFFTGHGKGDAKAA is encoded by the coding sequence ATGGAACCGTTAACAATCATCGGATTGGTACTGGGCATTAGCGCCATCCTGGTCGGCGCCGTGTTGGAAGGCACCCATCTTTCCGCACTCTTCGCCCCCTCCGCACTCATGATCATCGCCGGCGGGACCTTGGGCGCCACAAGCACAGGCTATACGCTCCATCAAATGATCGACGTCGTCAAGAAGCTCGGGTTGCTGATTCGCAAACCGGGGATCGAGCCGCGCGCGATCACCGATATGTTCGTGCAACTCGCCACCATCGCGCGCAAAGAAGGGATTCTCGCCCTTGAAAACCAAAAACTGAAAGTCGATCACCCGTTCCTGCGGCGCGGCCTTCGCTTGGTGATCGACGGTACCAATCCCGAACTGGTGAAGCAAATCATGATGACGGAAATCTACGTCGAGGAGGAGGGCATCAAAACGTCAGCCGACGTTTTCAAAACCGCGGGCGGATTTGCGCCGACGATGGGGATTATCGGTACCGTCATGGGCCTTATCCACGTGCTCGGAAACCTGTCCAATCCCGACTCGCTGGGTCCATCGATCGCTATGGCGTTCATCGCGACCTTCTACGGCGTATCGTTTGCAAACCTCATCTTCCTGCCAATCGCCAAGAAATTCGGCACGATCGCCAAAGAAGAAGCGATGAGCCGCACCATGATCGTCGAAGGCGTCTTGTCGCTCTACGGCGGCGATAGCCCGCACATCGTCAAGCAAAAACTTATGTCGTTCTTCACCGGCCACGGCAAAGGCGATGCGAAAGCCGCCTAG
- a CDS encoding enoyl-CoA hydratase/isomerase family protein — MSSPYISTEIQENLFIVSLKRAEKRNALTFDMVIALGESVAEVDKFPGLRAVIVRGEGPIFSAGVDIASLVQMRVEAGEANAARWLRRGADRLQYALHQIESTELPVIGALHGQVIGLGLEVALAFDLRVCAPGCLFSIPEARMGLVADVGGTTRLSRTIGPSRAKDMLMTARAIGAEEALQWGLVNRVAEDGDAFAGAVALANEIAKNAPLAVGMAKRIVDQGDGLDKHSQMVIERWAQSQLITTDDVTEAAAAFFEKRVPEFKGK; from the coding sequence ATGTCATCCCCGTATATATCGACTGAAATTCAAGAAAATCTTTTCATAGTATCGCTCAAACGGGCTGAAAAGCGCAATGCGCTAACTTTCGACATGGTGATTGCGTTGGGCGAGTCGGTCGCAGAGGTGGATAAGTTCCCCGGTCTGCGCGCGGTCATCGTGCGCGGGGAGGGGCCGATTTTTTCGGCGGGTGTGGACATCGCGTCCCTGGTGCAGATGCGTGTGGAGGCGGGAGAGGCGAACGCCGCGCGCTGGCTTCGGCGCGGCGCGGATCGTTTGCAGTACGCCCTTCACCAGATCGAATCGACGGAGTTGCCGGTGATCGGCGCGTTGCACGGCCAGGTGATCGGGCTCGGGCTCGAGGTGGCGCTGGCGTTCGACTTGCGCGTGTGCGCGCCGGGGTGCCTGTTCAGTATTCCGGAAGCGCGGATGGGCTTGGTGGCGGACGTGGGCGGGACGACGCGGTTGAGCAGGACGATTGGGCCGTCGCGAGCAAAGGACATGTTGATGACCGCGCGCGCGATTGGCGCGGAGGAAGCGTTGCAGTGGGGATTGGTGAACCGCGTCGCCGAAGACGGCGACGCGTTCGCGGGAGCGGTGGCGCTTGCGAACGAGATTGCGAAGAATGCTCCGCTTGCGGTAGGCATGGCCAAGCGCATCGTCGATCAGGGCGACGGCCTGGACAAACATTCGCAGATGGTCATCGAGCGTTGGGCGCAGAGCCAACTGATTACGACGGACGACGTGACTGAGGCGGCGGCGGCATTTTTTGAGAAACGGGTGCCGGAGTTTAAGGGGAAATAA
- a CDS encoding prolipoprotein diacylglyceryl transferase, with amino-acid sequence MRPELFQLYGVPVYAYRTLLAMAFVVCTLLTVRASRRRPGGIELSPIIGIWAMLGSLVGAHAFYIVQYGNARDLWRAFFVWEGGLVFYGGLIGGLGAAGAYLAIVKVPFLNAADSAAPYLALGESITRIGCLLNGCCWGAACHLPWAITFPAHSPAFDAQVAAGQLASTAEHALPVHPTQLYMLFGLVAVAIVLVRALVRERPAGVVFFGYVLLYGVLRFLVELVRGDSARSVAGLTVSGAISAAFVALGIAACTYLMRRPRSLPE; translated from the coding sequence ATGCGTCCTGAACTGTTTCAACTTTATGGTGTGCCGGTTTACGCGTACCGCACGTTGCTGGCGATGGCGTTCGTGGTGTGCACGTTGTTGACGGTGCGCGCGAGCAGGAGACGGCCGGGCGGGATCGAGTTGTCGCCGATCATCGGGATTTGGGCGATGCTGGGATCGCTGGTGGGGGCGCACGCGTTCTACATCGTGCAATACGGAAACGCGCGCGATCTATGGCGCGCGTTTTTCGTGTGGGAAGGCGGACTTGTATTTTACGGCGGACTGATTGGCGGGCTGGGAGCGGCGGGGGCGTATCTCGCGATCGTCAAGGTCCCGTTTTTGAATGCGGCGGACAGCGCGGCACCGTACCTTGCGTTGGGCGAATCGATCACGCGGATTGGATGTCTTTTGAACGGGTGCTGCTGGGGCGCTGCGTGTCATTTGCCGTGGGCGATCACATTTCCGGCGCACAGTCCGGCCTTTGACGCCCAGGTGGCTGCGGGCCAACTTGCGAGCACGGCGGAGCATGCGCTGCCGGTGCACCCGACGCAACTCTACATGCTCTTCGGTCTTGTTGCAGTGGCGATCGTGTTGGTGCGCGCGCTGGTTCGTGAGCGGCCCGCGGGTGTGGTATTCTTCGGGTACGTACTTTTGTATGGCGTGCTGCGGTTTCTCGTCGAATTGGTGCGCGGCGACAGCGCTCGATCGGTAGCGGGGCTGACGGTGTCCGGCGCGATAAGCGCCGCCTTCGTGGCACTGGGTATCGCCGCGTGCACGTATCTTATGCGCAGGCCAAGGAGTTTGCCTGAATGA
- a CDS encoding transglutaminase domain-containing protein — protein MNRLAGIAVLMLIPRLLAAQPLDISKFVGDDWYGLYLNGQKSGYMVSSVKQEADGTIVVVEDAQFKMLMQNVPQDLRTFSKHTYAADGALLRFEQVVQDSKGKAVFEGVVEPSGLKLQSTVSGETKVDTLPAPKETLRDAMKQSMLANPGAKVGDKIAFTYFEPLMGAEDEGRCEIVAEETRVLEGAPTKVFKIETHLAFTGLNTISYVTENGALLEDIIAGLITMRLEPELVAKDVNYVNDVLVSNAAYVNEPIEDPRGRDSLRLSIKGPLTSAHLFNDERQFLAQKGDRFEFTARAISLAGFTSAQLPITEESTAEWLKPTRFVQSDDSRIVAKAKEIVGDEKDSMKAAEKLCAWVYGNVRTSFSARLTNALEVLDSLEGDCTEHSVLFVALARAAGLPAREVAGLIYMDGAKPGFYFHEWAKVWVGKWIDMDPTWNQPLADVTHIKLGEGDIFQQAQLIPIIGKIQVEVVEDGNAG, from the coding sequence ATGAACCGGTTGGCAGGTATTGCCGTGCTTATGTTGATTCCGCGGCTGCTCGCGGCGCAACCGCTCGACATTTCGAAATTTGTCGGCGACGACTGGTACGGGCTGTACTTGAACGGCCAGAAGTCCGGCTACATGGTGAGTTCGGTGAAGCAGGAAGCGGACGGCACGATCGTTGTGGTGGAAGACGCGCAGTTCAAGATGCTGATGCAGAACGTGCCACAGGACCTGCGCACGTTTTCCAAGCATACGTACGCGGCGGACGGCGCGCTGCTGCGGTTCGAGCAGGTCGTGCAGGACAGCAAGGGCAAGGCCGTTTTCGAGGGCGTCGTCGAACCGAGCGGTCTTAAACTGCAATCGACGGTGAGCGGCGAAACGAAGGTAGACACGTTGCCGGCGCCGAAGGAGACGTTGCGCGACGCGATGAAGCAGTCGATGCTGGCGAACCCGGGGGCGAAGGTGGGCGACAAGATTGCGTTCACGTACTTCGAGCCGTTGATGGGAGCGGAAGACGAGGGGCGGTGCGAGATCGTTGCGGAAGAGACGCGTGTACTCGAGGGGGCGCCGACGAAGGTCTTCAAGATCGAGACGCACCTGGCGTTCACGGGTTTGAACACCATATCGTACGTGACGGAAAACGGGGCGCTGCTCGAGGACATCATCGCCGGGCTCATTACGATGCGGCTCGAACCGGAATTGGTGGCGAAGGACGTTAATTACGTCAACGACGTGTTGGTATCGAATGCCGCGTACGTCAACGAACCGATCGAGGACCCACGCGGGAGGGACTCGCTGCGGTTGTCGATTAAAGGTCCGCTGACTTCGGCGCATCTGTTTAACGACGAGCGCCAATTCCTGGCGCAGAAGGGCGATCGCTTCGAGTTCACGGCAAGGGCGATATCGTTGGCGGGGTTCACGTCCGCGCAACTGCCCATCACCGAGGAAAGCACGGCGGAATGGCTGAAGCCGACGCGTTTCGTGCAGAGTGACGATTCCCGGATCGTTGCGAAGGCGAAGGAAATCGTCGGCGACGAGAAGGACTCGATGAAGGCGGCGGAGAAGCTTTGCGCGTGGGTGTATGGAAATGTGCGCACGTCGTTTTCCGCTCGGCTGACCAACGCACTGGAGGTGTTGGACAGCCTTGAGGGGGACTGCACCGAACACAGCGTGTTGTTCGTAGCGCTGGCGCGCGCGGCGGGGTTGCCCGCGCGGGAAGTTGCGGGCCTTATCTACATGGACGGCGCGAAGCCGGGGTTCTACTTTCACGAGTGGGCCAAAGTATGGGTCGGCAAATGGATCGACATGGACCCGACTTGGAACCAGCCGCTGGCGGACGTAACGCACATCAAGCTCGGCGAGGGGGACATTTTTCAGCAGGCGCAGTTGATACCAATCATCGGAAAAATCCAGGTGGAAGTGGTGGAAGATGGGAACGCGGGGTAG
- a CDS encoding DUF1318 domain-containing protein, producing MVRNGFISVLVVVGIVAGCATGPMAALPKHAPVDRAELDRNVDAVLAYVSGSSGAAPDGLLAPAPRDKSDKVDEHDPMTAAECMREHCAEVAALKSQGVLGEDNRGYLELRNTDLFATPADKNAVQKAMAVENDCRKTLYRGIARAGEEKGLTLTRVERAFAARRLAKATSGAVVQAPSNDDEYALFQESALGKQLGAAVKPGEWITLP from the coding sequence ATGGTACGGAACGGTTTCATTTCGGTCTTAGTTGTGGTTGGCATTGTCGCGGGGTGCGCGACGGGCCCGATGGCGGCGCTGCCCAAACATGCGCCGGTGGACCGCGCGGAATTGGATCGTAACGTGGATGCGGTGCTCGCGTACGTCAGCGGATCGTCCGGCGCGGCGCCGGACGGACTGCTTGCGCCCGCGCCGCGGGACAAATCGGACAAGGTCGATGAGCACGATCCGATGACGGCGGCGGAGTGCATGCGTGAACATTGCGCCGAGGTCGCCGCGTTGAAGTCGCAGGGCGTGCTTGGCGAAGACAACCGGGGTTATCTGGAATTGCGCAATACCGATCTCTTTGCAACGCCGGCGGACAAGAACGCAGTGCAGAAGGCGATGGCTGTCGAGAACGATTGCCGTAAGACGCTGTACCGCGGGATTGCCCGCGCGGGCGAGGAGAAGGGGCTTACCCTGACACGTGTGGAGCGCGCGTTTGCCGCGCGGCGTCTGGCGAAGGCCACTTCCGGCGCGGTCGTACAGGCGCCGTCGAACGACGACGAATATGCGCTGTTCCAGGAATCCGCACTCGGCAAACAATTGGGTGCGGCGGTCAAACCAGGCGAGTGGATTACGCTGCCGTAA
- a CDS encoding archaeosortase/exosortase family protein encodes MSTEAGETPTKPPRGPMSRWAAVRFVVTFLVLTALLLTAGRYAINTSAMNWYLFQVARQASFVLGVVGTSSSVETPSAYDGRAEQMRAEMDAWRRGEDPTPGARGGAATPLSAYEAWSHRALRLGHDLRTERRYLALTDPLPAAAGAVTFERVAQVRASYDRLRASTTRGGGPMAMQVAPDSVKQSIASVGPLVDALARNAQSGGVVQDATVMEVESYVEQARTEQREFLSERVARITTQIQDRLGPQVSFVARSSETPPPRFTFSLVPDCGALPSMSIFLAALIAFPAPLRKRILGLIAGVPILYGINLARLVCLAVIGAYWSDDPGVFEFAHQYVWQSIYVLIVVGVWLLWVELIVRPGTSWRTNPTSAA; translated from the coding sequence ATGTCCACCGAAGCCGGCGAGACCCCGACGAAACCGCCGCGCGGCCCCATGTCGAGATGGGCGGCTGTGCGGTTTGTCGTGACGTTTCTCGTGTTGACTGCGTTGCTGCTAACGGCGGGCCGCTACGCGATCAATACATCCGCGATGAATTGGTACCTGTTTCAGGTTGCGCGTCAGGCCTCGTTCGTTCTCGGGGTCGTTGGCACGTCCAGTTCGGTTGAAACGCCGTCGGCGTATGACGGGCGCGCGGAACAAATGCGCGCGGAGATGGACGCGTGGCGACGCGGCGAGGACCCGACGCCCGGAGCACGGGGCGGCGCGGCCACTCCTCTTAGTGCGTACGAAGCGTGGTCGCACCGCGCGTTGCGTCTCGGCCACGATCTGCGCACGGAACGACGCTATCTTGCGCTGACCGATCCGCTTCCCGCCGCTGCGGGCGCCGTAACGTTCGAGCGCGTTGCACAAGTCCGCGCGAGCTACGATCGTCTGCGGGCGTCGACCACGCGCGGCGGCGGGCCGATGGCCATGCAGGTGGCGCCCGACAGCGTGAAGCAATCCATCGCGAGCGTCGGCCCGCTCGTTGACGCGCTGGCGCGGAATGCGCAATCGGGGGGCGTCGTGCAGGACGCCACGGTTATGGAAGTGGAATCCTACGTTGAACAGGCGCGGACAGAGCAGCGCGAGTTCCTGAGCGAACGAGTCGCCCGCATCACCACGCAGATTCAAGACCGGCTCGGTCCGCAGGTGTCGTTTGTGGCGCGGTCGAGCGAAACGCCGCCGCCGCGGTTCACGTTTAGCCTGGTGCCGGATTGCGGCGCATTGCCGTCGATGTCGATTTTTCTCGCCGCGCTGATTGCATTTCCCGCGCCGTTGCGCAAGCGTATCCTTGGTCTGATTGCCGGCGTGCCGATCCTCTACGGAATCAATCTCGCCCGGTTGGTTTGTCTTGCGGTGATTGGCGCGTACTGGAGCGACGACCCGGGCGTGTTCGAGTTCGCGCACCAGTACGTGTGGCAATCGATTTACGTGTTGATCGTGGTCGGGGTGTGGCTGTTGTGGGTCGAGCTCATTGTGCGGCCGGGTACGTCATGGCGGACGAATCCCACGTCCGCCGCGTAG
- a CDS encoding sugar isomerase, whose product MCCHCINRREFMGASASMAVGAAGLLHLAIAEPVHAPFSSLEWDPAKPFLSIGKSLRVQPVLMYRLPTHKEMSSWKSWGGVQTEDAARDEAQRIAKELDDLAKRAPFPMTIQPVVHVTTPEEASASASLAADATIIYPATGSGTMLTACVPERGAIVFVRHRSGPVYYWYEALSTRYLKMANDTEPSEKRLHVEDVVVDEMDELLWRLRALYAVANFKGTRIVALGGPMGKYAGDAPQVAREKFGFDIVEVSYDDLGKRIESAMKDPSVLQRAEEWTQAYLDLPGTSLETDRSFVTNAFVLYGLFKQIMAEHETHCFTIKDCMSTIMPMSKTTACLTLEILNDEGYGAFCESDFVVVPAGVLLRHLTNQPVFMHNSTFPHQAMVTCAHCTGPRRMNADRYEPARIVTHYESEFGAAPKVEMPIGQELSFVNPEYTTGRWVGIRGTVESNPYYDICRSQQDVRIHGEWKRLLNEVRDSHWMMVYGDHLEAIGYAAPRIGITWDNVSDDMRIA is encoded by the coding sequence ATGTGCTGTCATTGCATCAACCGCCGCGAATTCATGGGCGCATCCGCCTCGATGGCCGTGGGGGCGGCGGGCCTGCTTCACCTCGCAATCGCCGAACCGGTACATGCGCCATTCTCGTCGCTGGAATGGGACCCGGCCAAACCGTTTTTGTCGATCGGCAAATCGCTGCGCGTCCAGCCCGTATTGATGTATCGGCTGCCGACGCACAAGGAAATGTCTTCGTGGAAATCGTGGGGCGGCGTGCAAACCGAGGATGCCGCGCGCGATGAGGCGCAGCGGATCGCGAAGGAACTCGACGATCTCGCCAAGCGGGCGCCGTTCCCGATGACAATTCAACCGGTGGTGCACGTGACGACACCGGAGGAAGCGAGTGCCTCGGCATCGCTAGCCGCAGACGCCACGATTATCTATCCTGCAACGGGATCCGGGACGATGTTGACGGCGTGCGTGCCGGAGCGGGGCGCGATTGTTTTTGTGAGGCACAGGTCGGGTCCCGTCTATTACTGGTACGAGGCGCTGAGCACGCGTTATTTGAAGATGGCGAACGATACGGAGCCGAGCGAAAAGCGGTTGCATGTGGAAGATGTCGTCGTCGATGAGATGGACGAATTGTTGTGGCGGCTTCGCGCGCTGTACGCCGTCGCGAACTTCAAGGGCACGCGAATCGTCGCGCTTGGCGGGCCGATGGGCAAGTACGCGGGCGATGCGCCGCAAGTGGCGCGGGAGAAGTTCGGGTTCGACATCGTCGAGGTGTCATATGACGATTTGGGCAAGCGCATCGAATCGGCGATGAAGGATCCGTCGGTGTTGCAACGGGCCGAGGAGTGGACGCAGGCGTATCTCGATTTGCCGGGCACGTCGCTAGAGACTGATCGCTCGTTTGTGACGAATGCGTTTGTTCTGTACGGGTTGTTCAAACAGATCATGGCGGAGCACGAAACGCACTGCTTCACCATCAAGGATTGCATGTCGACAATCATGCCGATGTCGAAGACGACTGCGTGCCTAACGCTTGAGATATTGAACGACGAAGGGTACGGCGCGTTTTGCGAGTCGGATTTCGTGGTGGTGCCCGCGGGCGTATTGTTGCGGCATCTGACGAACCAGCCGGTGTTCATGCACAATTCGACGTTTCCGCATCAGGCCATGGTGACGTGCGCGCATTGTACAGGGCCGCGGCGCATGAACGCGGACCGCTACGAGCCGGCGCGGATCGTTACGCACTACGAGTCGGAATTCGGCGCGGCGCCAAAAGTCGAGATGCCAATCGGGCAGGAACTCTCGTTCGTGAATCCCGAGTACACAACGGGGCGTTGGGTCGGCATCCGCGGGACGGTCGAGAGCAATCCGTACTACGACATCTGCCGGTCGCAACAGGACGTGCGCATCCACGGCGAATGGAAACGTTTGTTGAACGAGGTACGCGATTCGCATTGGATGATGGTCTACGGCGATCATCTCGAAGCGATCGGGTACGCGGCGCCGCGGATTGGAATTACGTGGGACAACGTCTCCGACGACATGCGTATTGCGTAA